In Dehalobacter sp. 12DCB1, one genomic interval encodes:
- a CDS encoding demethoxyubiquinone hydroxylase family protein, producing MANYMIRGAIEPQEIFFRADNIDPAQLTMVRRGLRKLHTFEIMAVNIYKFQIAGAPNDLNRLIIQAMANEMTHVQDYQIKLYEYGWSPSPLRWLFWLVGMFIGLFSRLRGEKSMLNAGIWTEQKAVTDYQKIINSAKWEPETLAVIQKNLSDEYHHIETLQKHLNA from the coding sequence ATGGCTAATTACATGATCCGAGGAGCAATCGAACCCCAGGAAATTTTCTTCCGGGCAGATAATATTGACCCTGCCCAGCTCACAATGGTCCGCAGGGGTCTGAGAAAACTGCATACTTTTGAGATCATGGCCGTCAATATTTATAAATTCCAGATCGCCGGCGCTCCAAACGATCTAAACAGACTGATCATTCAGGCTATGGCCAATGAGATGACCCATGTCCAGGATTATCAGATCAAACTTTATGAATATGGCTGGAGCCCAAGCCCTTTACGGTGGTTATTCTGGCTTGTCGGAATGTTCATTGGTCTTTTCAGCCGCCTGCGGGGAGAAAAATCCATGCTGAATGCCGGGATCTGGACAGAACAAAAAGCCGTGACCGACTATCAGAAAATCATCAATTCAGCGAAATGGGAGCCCGAAACACTCGCCGTGATCCAAAAGAATTTAAGCGATGAGTATCACCATATTGAAACTTTACAGAAGCATTTAAATGCCTAG
- the speE gene encoding polyamine aminopropyltransferase, which translates to MELWYTEQHTQNVRFTIKVDEQLYNGQSEYQRIDVFKSKEFGTFLTLDGLMMVTEKDEFIYHDMIVHVPMATNPGIKNVMVIGAGDGGTVRELTRYDGIENIDMVEIDKMVVDVCREYLPQTASKLDDPRVHLYFEDGLRFVRSRENTYDLVIVDSTDPFGPGEGLFTREFYGNCFKALKEDGILVNQHESPYYDEYAQAMQRAHKRIREYFPICKVYQAHIPTYPSGHWLFGFASKKYDPVMDVKEETWNQLGIKTRYYNTDIHKGSFALPTYVKDLLTDTVE; encoded by the coding sequence ATGGAATTATGGTATACGGAACAGCATACCCAAAATGTCCGTTTTACCATCAAGGTCGATGAACAGCTCTATAACGGACAGAGCGAATACCAACGAATTGACGTCTTTAAGTCCAAAGAGTTCGGCACGTTCTTAACGCTGGACGGGCTGATGATGGTTACAGAAAAAGACGAATTTATTTATCATGATATGATTGTGCATGTCCCTATGGCAACGAATCCAGGGATTAAGAACGTCATGGTGATTGGCGCCGGAGATGGCGGCACTGTCAGAGAGCTTACCCGCTATGACGGGATTGAAAACATCGATATGGTGGAAATTGACAAGATGGTGGTCGACGTGTGCCGGGAATATCTGCCTCAGACAGCCAGCAAGCTAGATGACCCCAGGGTGCATCTTTATTTTGAGGACGGACTTAGATTTGTCCGTTCCAGGGAGAACACCTATGACCTTGTGATTGTTGATTCTACCGATCCATTCGGGCCGGGGGAAGGGCTCTTTACCAGAGAGTTTTATGGCAACTGCTTTAAAGCGTTAAAAGAAGACGGCATTCTGGTCAATCAGCATGAAAGCCCTTACTATGATGAGTATGCGCAGGCCATGCAAAGGGCCCATAAACGCATTCGGGAATACTTCCCGATTTGTAAAGTATACCAGGCTCATATTCCGACCTATCCTTCAGGCCACTGGTTATTTGGTTTTGCTTCCAAAAAATATGACCCTGTAATGGATGTCAAAGAAGAAACCTGGAATCAACTCGGGATCAAAACAAGGTATTATAATACGGATATCCACAAAGGAAGCTTTGCGCTTCCGACTTATGTGAAGGACCTCTTGACAGATACCGTGGAGTAA
- a CDS encoding aminotransferase class I/II-fold pyridoxal phosphate-dependent enzyme, with the protein MQLASQDRAPIYEALQKYKAMRIVPFDVPGHKQGRGNPELREFLGERCLSVDVNAMKPLDNLGHPVSVIKEAEELAADAFGAYHAFFMVNGTTSAVQAMIMSVCKQGDKIIMPRNVHKSAINALIISGAIPVYVNPGVNNVLGIPLGMSISEVKKAMEQHPDAKAIFINNPTYYGICSDLKTITELAHQKGMFVLADEAHGTHFYFGENQPLNAMAAGADMAAVSMHKTGGSLSQSSFLLIGSRLNIGHVRQIINLTQTTSASYLLLSSLDISRRNLALDGKNIFAKVTSLANYGRDEINKIGGYYAFSKELINGDSIFDFDTTKLVVHTRDIGLAGVEVYDILRDNYDIQIEFGDIGNILAIISVGDRALALERLVSSLSEIKRLYMRDKTGMFDHEYITPDVVMAPQRAFYSEQHSVPIRDSAGQISGEFVMAYPPGIPILAPGERITEEIIDYIVYAKSKGSFLTGTEDMFIENIRVVGE; encoded by the coding sequence ATGCAGCTAGCTTCCCAGGACAGAGCGCCTATTTATGAAGCCCTTCAAAAATATAAAGCAATGCGGATCGTACCGTTTGATGTGCCTGGGCACAAACAAGGGAGAGGCAACCCGGAGCTCAGGGAGTTTCTCGGGGAAAGGTGTCTTTCTGTTGATGTCAATGCCATGAAACCTTTAGATAATCTTGGACATCCTGTTTCGGTCATCAAAGAGGCAGAGGAACTGGCTGCGGATGCCTTTGGCGCCTACCATGCGTTTTTCATGGTCAATGGAACGACCTCGGCAGTCCAGGCGATGATCATGAGCGTATGCAAACAGGGCGATAAGATCATTATGCCGCGCAATGTTCATAAAAGTGCCATTAATGCACTGATTATCAGTGGGGCCATCCCGGTATATGTGAATCCGGGAGTCAATAATGTGCTCGGCATACCTTTGGGAATGTCGATCAGCGAAGTAAAAAAAGCGATGGAGCAGCATCCCGATGCAAAGGCCATTTTTATTAATAATCCTACCTACTACGGGATATGTTCAGACTTAAAGACCATTACCGAACTTGCTCACCAAAAAGGTATGTTTGTACTGGCCGATGAAGCCCATGGCACCCACTTTTACTTCGGTGAAAACCAACCGCTGAATGCCATGGCCGCAGGGGCAGATATGGCGGCGGTCAGTATGCATAAAACTGGAGGAAGCTTAAGCCAAAGCTCTTTTTTGTTAATTGGCAGCCGTCTAAATATTGGACATGTCCGGCAGATCATCAATCTGACCCAGACGACCAGCGCTTCTTACCTACTTTTGTCTTCTTTGGATATTTCCAGACGCAACCTTGCACTTGACGGGAAAAATATCTTTGCCAAAGTAACTTCCCTTGCCAACTATGGACGCGACGAAATTAACAAAATTGGCGGATATTATGCATTCTCGAAAGAACTGATCAATGGAGATTCGATTTTTGATTTTGATACGACCAAGCTTGTCGTACATACCCGGGATATAGGGCTGGCGGGAGTGGAGGTCTACGATATACTTCGGGATAATTACGATATCCAGATCGAATTCGGCGATATTGGAAATATTCTGGCGATTATCTCTGTTGGCGACAGGGCGCTGGCCTTGGAGCGTCTGGTCTCGTCCCTGTCGGAGATCAAAAGGCTTTATATGCGTGATAAGACAGGTATGTTTGATCATGAGTACATTACGCCTGATGTCGTCATGGCTCCGCAGCGCGCGTTTTATTCAGAACAGCATTCCGTGCCTATCCGAGACAGCGCCGGACAGATCAGCGGGGAGTTTGTGATGGCCTATCCTCCGGGGATTCCAATACTCGCGCCTGGAGAGCGGATCACTGAGGAAATCATTGATTACATTGTCTATGCCAAGAGTAAAGGAAGCTTTCTTACCGGGACGGAAGATATGTTTATTGAAAATATCAGGGTTGTGGGGGAATGA
- a CDS encoding DUF2334 domain-containing protein → MFREKVFAIALTCTLFLTVIAHSSLSTRPSNISKEQFSEKLPALLRLEDVGPGEEYTSQENLDKLIVLADYLKQEGIPFEVSLIPRMVVPGRNYDVAITDHTEYARKFVSTIKSLEEKGGIIGVHGYTHQSGNSNSVSGYEFYSSAKNPDVPNTYAYAKERAEKAIALFDQAGIRPAYWETPHYSASPQQLVAFQEQIGLIYENNYYYPEAWKSNSVVNQHQEYYCGLDVVPAPLGHLNSPERLAAMLAVLDDPAKNGTLASLYVHPTYEFQFIKKVQQKNGEVQYIYDENSLLHQLVKELKNRRYAFVSIYSLVGFVPAQRAENIQFDPRDEVFTGQFVTGASGKNVLIWNKKTNQWHMFRYSASWYAPRKDINAFQDLGVWLKDLSLDSGTIPIVGYFKNKDKQDLLLLNTVSGSMILAENNGNKFIPNYLKWQALNDFQNVDPVAGELNGDGLTDLLLYDRDNGRIGRAINQGGCFSDITWQSFNLLKAKSLKLLTGDFNGDGTSDILGINFDTDTWQVLVGVKAHGFSLSPKRWNSQFSISRDFKLFAADINGDNKDDVMVHSPDGLWKSFTMDGREFVSGGSFGPWGSGNTEVALADINGDQKADLIMINHSTGTYNLNSAISVLGK, encoded by the coding sequence ATGTTTAGAGAAAAAGTATTTGCAATTGCATTAACATGTACACTTTTTTTAACAGTAATTGCTCATTCCAGTTTATCTACCCGTCCGAGCAATATCTCAAAGGAACAATTCTCCGAGAAGCTGCCGGCCTTATTAAGATTAGAGGATGTAGGTCCCGGGGAAGAATACACAAGCCAGGAAAACCTCGATAAACTGATTGTACTGGCAGATTATCTTAAACAAGAGGGGATACCGTTTGAAGTCTCTTTGATTCCCAGGATGGTTGTACCCGGCAGGAACTATGATGTTGCCATTACCGATCATACGGAATATGCTCGGAAATTTGTCTCTACCATTAAAAGCCTTGAAGAAAAAGGCGGTATCATCGGGGTCCACGGCTATACCCACCAGAGCGGGAACAGCAATAGCGTGTCAGGATATGAATTCTACAGCTCGGCAAAAAATCCCGACGTGCCCAATACATACGCCTATGCCAAAGAGCGGGCTGAAAAAGCGATTGCGCTGTTTGATCAAGCAGGGATTCGTCCGGCCTACTGGGAAACGCCGCATTACAGCGCTTCACCCCAGCAACTTGTCGCTTTTCAAGAACAGATCGGTTTGATCTATGAAAACAATTATTACTATCCTGAGGCCTGGAAAAGCAATAGCGTCGTAAATCAGCATCAAGAATATTATTGCGGCCTCGATGTTGTGCCTGCTCCTTTAGGGCATTTAAATTCCCCGGAGCGGCTTGCCGCTATGCTGGCTGTCTTGGATGATCCGGCAAAAAACGGAACACTGGCGTCCCTATACGTCCATCCTACCTATGAGTTTCAGTTTATAAAGAAAGTCCAGCAAAAAAACGGAGAAGTTCAGTATATTTATGATGAAAATTCCCTTTTGCACCAGCTTGTAAAGGAACTAAAAAACAGAAGATACGCTTTTGTCTCGATCTATTCACTCGTAGGTTTTGTACCTGCCCAAAGGGCGGAAAATATTCAGTTTGACCCGAGGGATGAAGTCTTTACCGGTCAGTTTGTGACGGGTGCATCTGGAAAAAACGTGCTGATCTGGAACAAGAAAACGAATCAATGGCATATGTTCAGATATTCGGCCTCCTGGTATGCACCCAGGAAAGATATAAATGCATTTCAAGACTTGGGTGTATGGCTTAAAGACTTATCTCTGGACAGTGGAACGATACCGATCGTCGGGTATTTTAAAAATAAGGACAAACAAGATTTGTTGCTCCTAAACACTGTTTCGGGGAGTATGATTTTAGCGGAAAACAACGGAAATAAATTCATTCCCAATTATCTGAAATGGCAGGCTTTGAATGATTTTCAAAACGTTGATCCCGTGGCTGGCGAGCTTAACGGGGACGGATTAACGGACCTGCTCCTTTATGACCGGGACAATGGCAGGATTGGCAGAGCTATCAATCAAGGCGGCTGTTTTTCGGATATAACATGGCAATCCTTTAATCTGCTTAAAGCAAAATCTTTGAAACTATTAACAGGAGATTTTAATGGCGATGGCACAAGTGATATTTTAGGAATTAATTTTGACACAGATACATGGCAGGTATTGGTCGGGGTAAAAGCACACGGTTTTTCTCTTTCCCCTAAACGCTGGAACAGTCAATTTAGCATCAGTAGAGATTTTAAGCTATTTGCGGCCGACATTAATGGTGACAATAAAGATGATGTGATGGTTCACAGTCCAGATGGTCTTTGGAAAAGTTTCACCATGGATGGAAGAGAATTTGTATCTGGCGGAAGCTTTGGGCCATGGGGATCAGGAAATACAGAGGTAGCTCTTGCGGATATTAATGGTGACCAAAAAGCGGATCTGATCATGATCAATCATAGTACGGGTACTTACAACCTTAATAGCGCTATTTCAGTTTTAGGCAAATAA
- a CDS encoding protein O-GlcNAcase, with product MKKKIVLLSLTVLLFGLGITAIAYYNTPIKDYLFGWTTHSQTQTNGQDQTQSPRNDTTVPYQQPQAGADNEQTLPTDSFAIRGVIEGFYGTPWTMAQRTNMLTFIGQHHLNTYVYAPKDDPYQRTNWSDLYPIGQLQQMKNLVQSAKANGVNFVYSISPGIPSPLPGETLTSAMVANSITFTSKADVQLLESKIDQLRSIGVHTFMLSFDDVQHYLKSSDQQVYGSDYPKAHIDLANKLLEDETVKDSSFRLWLAPTDYYGLKDSAYWTTIRSHLDPSIQVIWTGSWVLNQSITSSEADQVRRLLGRKPLIWDNYPVNDYTYAVKKAPQLFMGPLINRSKDLSAYTSGMLANPMLQPEASKIALYTISQYLYNPSTYQPLQAWDEAFQSMSGIGDALAFRKFCQYSSQSTLDTSDNTGFSKLADAFWQEYQSGQHGPSELELRKELQLLSDLPDNLKKTITNQQLLAEISPWAIKLSEEGQAGLQALVYLDLSNNDPQKLTAKQQLQTSLQQLRNNNLQIGSEVLSFINKAGSN from the coding sequence ATGAAGAAGAAAATTGTCTTGCTTTCTTTAACAGTACTTCTATTTGGGTTAGGCATTACAGCCATTGCCTATTATAATACGCCTATTAAAGATTACCTATTTGGTTGGACAACACACTCACAAACCCAAACCAATGGTCAGGATCAAACACAAAGCCCCCGGAATGATACCACGGTACCTTATCAACAGCCACAGGCAGGAGCGGACAATGAACAAACTCTACCTACAGACAGTTTTGCTATCCGCGGAGTTATTGAAGGGTTCTACGGAACCCCCTGGACCATGGCGCAAAGAACCAACATGCTTACCTTTATTGGCCAACACCATTTAAACACGTATGTCTATGCTCCCAAGGATGACCCTTATCAGCGGACCAATTGGTCAGACCTTTACCCAATTGGACAACTACAGCAGATGAAGAATTTGGTGCAAAGTGCAAAAGCGAATGGAGTTAATTTTGTTTATTCTATTTCTCCTGGTATCCCGTCACCGCTGCCTGGTGAAACATTGACCTCAGCAATGGTTGCCAACTCCATTACCTTTACATCTAAAGCCGATGTACAACTGCTTGAAAGCAAAATTGATCAGTTGCGTTCGATTGGAGTTCACACTTTTATGCTTTCATTTGATGATGTTCAACACTACTTGAAGAGTTCTGACCAACAAGTGTATGGTTCTGATTATCCTAAGGCTCATATCGATTTAGCAAATAAATTGCTTGAGGATGAGACTGTAAAAGATTCAAGTTTCAGGCTTTGGCTTGCTCCCACAGACTACTACGGTCTTAAGGACAGCGCCTATTGGACTACAATACGGTCACATCTAGATCCCTCTATACAGGTGATCTGGACAGGGTCTTGGGTCTTAAACCAATCCATTACAAGTAGTGAAGCTGACCAAGTACGGCGGCTTTTGGGTAGGAAACCTCTTATCTGGGACAATTATCCGGTCAACGACTATACCTATGCGGTAAAGAAAGCGCCACAACTATTTATGGGACCATTGATCAATCGTTCGAAGGATTTGTCGGCATACACGAGTGGCATGTTAGCAAATCCCATGCTCCAACCCGAAGCGTCAAAAATCGCACTTTATACTATTTCTCAATATCTATACAATCCCAGCACATACCAGCCGCTTCAAGCCTGGGACGAGGCGTTCCAGAGCATGTCTGGCATAGGCGATGCATTGGCCTTCCGTAAATTTTGTCAATATTCAAGCCAAAGTACACTTGATACGAGTGACAATACTGGGTTTTCCAAATTAGCCGACGCTTTTTGGCAAGAATACCAATCAGGGCAGCATGGACCCAGTGAATTAGAACTTCGTAAAGAATTACAATTACTGAGTGATTTGCCCGATAATCTTAAGAAGACGATAACCAACCAACAGCTTTTAGCAGAAATTAGCCCATGGGCAATAAAACTGAGCGAAGAAGGGCAAGCGGGACTACAGGCTTTAGTATATTTAGATTTATCGAACAATGATCCGCAAAAGCTCACGGCTAAGCAGCAACTTCAAACAAGCTTGCAACAGTTGCGAAACAACAACTTACAAATTGGTTCTGAAGTTCTATCGTTTATTAATAAGGCGGGATCTAATTAG
- a CDS encoding SIR2 family protein, translating into MRGNEFYDINYAMDLIYSTLEIESENKETLPYFFIVGAGISIPEIPGAEEIITACIEKVKNRYSQNINRFEEIHKNAPEKNLSSKKYSYWIEQAYPNRINRSNYFKSIIKDSKISAANILLAQLIQSKKVATTVFTTNFDNKLKQALDLMGVSDVFVADNHLDNLSIDVSSPDIQIAHVHGSYQFYDCANLDYEVSEVTGQNGLTSVAQALRSFLQFKAPIIIGYSGWENDAIMNCLQERITYPIPYNYIWVCHSINDYYKLPGWLKECPNIKFISEYENSNKCNDKEASDKFSPYNQNESDALTIAASTFIASIIAKMKIDTPTIFVNPYLYYSEMLQKILPENEDVLYLKRWAERMRYLEQNISLTESKIQGLQLASNRKDGKQITSCMTNLVNDSLIHADCEYIYKSIIKQILSDENIFTEIEDAIKLCQSFILFIKNHKPELDSNNCTIDALHDVMFNKLLKRNYKERIIIIDDIYEFSKDYKELLEISITALGVKSSLIDDENESLNFLSQLLDMSIGYENEKAISYIRCIALSHKSLLVKNIQESCDLWMQADEILSKLNSSILKIQLLEAKAKIGSKIEDTELKSKWLISALDGVFLYKIEDNLKTYIQVMSILLSHKSIILSNYLNEKITKFIEAIYDKGYLFVDCEIILQFTEIANYYLELYKDNKKNKIIVKLGEMILQFETKMPCECKYYNYNLSKTLSNLVLCSATEITKDLKANYFQKLRALSNNNTDILLILNNTIRKVSEIINEQDLIEMGIKKDFENVKDIDELSKGYQEYHNNDYSTAEQIFSNLVTCSSKEISDLARNNLAYMIRRKESSLISPTVFELLNPIDDKNAFKHMNFILYYLETKNSGYDQCKISYQHLKEEDLDLQPVIDWWKDEITVGNEESKIALIILNSIINTEKEIELGNIDSEKYDIVLLQQLLELR; encoded by the coding sequence ATGAGAGGGAACGAATTTTACGATATAAATTATGCTATGGACTTAATTTATTCTACATTGGAAATTGAATCAGAAAACAAGGAAACGTTACCATATTTTTTTATTGTTGGTGCAGGTATATCTATTCCTGAAATTCCAGGAGCTGAAGAGATAATTACTGCATGTATTGAGAAGGTAAAAAATCGATATAGTCAAAACATTAACCGCTTTGAAGAGATACATAAAAATGCACCGGAGAAAAATTTAAGCAGTAAAAAATATTCGTACTGGATTGAGCAAGCTTATCCAAACAGAATAAACCGTAGCAACTATTTTAAAAGCATAATTAAGGATTCGAAAATTTCAGCAGCGAATATTTTACTTGCACAGCTTATACAGTCAAAAAAAGTTGCTACTACTGTTTTTACAACAAATTTTGATAACAAACTTAAGCAGGCACTTGATTTAATGGGAGTGTCTGATGTTTTTGTAGCAGATAACCATTTAGATAACTTATCTATAGATGTAAGCAGTCCTGATATTCAAATAGCCCATGTACATGGGTCTTATCAATTTTATGATTGTGCTAATCTTGATTATGAAGTAAGTGAAGTGACAGGGCAGAATGGACTAACAAGTGTGGCTCAGGCATTACGAAGCTTTCTTCAATTTAAGGCCCCAATTATTATAGGTTATAGTGGATGGGAAAACGATGCAATTATGAATTGTCTTCAAGAAAGAATTACTTATCCTATACCATATAACTACATCTGGGTGTGTCACTCAATCAATGACTACTATAAATTACCAGGATGGTTAAAAGAATGCCCAAATATTAAATTCATAAGTGAATATGAGAATAGTAATAAATGTAATGATAAAGAAGCAAGTGATAAATTTAGCCCATATAATCAAAACGAATCAGATGCATTAACAATTGCAGCATCAACATTCATTGCAAGTATTATCGCAAAGATGAAAATTGATACACCAACAATTTTTGTTAACCCCTATCTATACTATTCTGAAATGCTCCAAAAAATATTACCAGAAAATGAAGATGTATTATATCTTAAACGTTGGGCTGAAAGAATGCGGTATCTTGAACAAAATATCTCTTTGACTGAAAGTAAAATCCAAGGTCTTCAATTAGCATCAAACAGGAAGGATGGTAAACAAATTACTTCATGTATGACCAACTTGGTGAATGATTCTTTGATACATGCTGATTGTGAATATATATATAAGTCAATTATTAAACAGATACTATCAGATGAAAATATATTTACAGAGATAGAGGATGCAATTAAATTATGCCAATCATTTATATTATTTATAAAGAACCATAAACCGGAGTTAGATTCTAATAACTGTACGATTGATGCTTTACATGATGTTATGTTCAATAAGTTACTCAAGAGGAACTACAAAGAACGGATTATTATAATTGACGATATTTATGAATTCTCAAAGGATTATAAAGAATTATTAGAGATTAGTATCACAGCACTTGGTGTAAAATCTTCGTTAATAGACGATGAAAATGAATCTCTTAACTTTTTAAGTCAACTGCTTGATATGTCCATAGGGTATGAAAATGAAAAAGCTATTTCGTATATAAGATGTATCGCATTATCCCATAAATCTCTCTTAGTGAAAAATATTCAGGAATCATGTGATCTTTGGATGCAAGCAGATGAAATATTGTCCAAATTAAATTCCTCAATATTGAAGATTCAATTATTAGAAGCTAAAGCAAAAATAGGATCAAAAATAGAAGATACAGAATTAAAAAGTAAGTGGTTAATTTCTGCATTGGATGGAGTGTTTTTATATAAGATCGAAGACAATTTAAAAACTTATATTCAAGTCATGTCAATATTGTTATCGCATAAATCAATTATTTTATCAAATTATCTTAATGAGAAAATTACAAAATTTATAGAGGCTATATATGATAAAGGATACCTATTTGTGGATTGTGAAATAATTTTGCAATTTACTGAAATAGCTAATTACTATTTAGAATTATACAAAGATAATAAAAAAAATAAGATAATTGTAAAGCTTGGGGAAATGATCTTGCAATTTGAAACAAAAATGCCATGTGAATGTAAGTATTATAATTACAATCTTAGTAAGACTTTATCAAATTTAGTTCTTTGTTCTGCAACAGAAATTACTAAAGATTTAAAGGCTAATTATTTTCAAAAACTTAGAGCATTATCAAATAATAATACAGATATTCTTCTAATATTAAATAATACAATAAGAAAAGTATCAGAGATTATAAATGAACAAGATCTAATAGAAATGGGAATAAAAAAAGATTTTGAAAATGTAAAAGACATTGATGAATTATCAAAAGGCTATCAAGAATATCATAATAATGACTATAGTACTGCGGAACAAATATTCTCTAATTTGGTTACTTGTTCATCAAAAGAAATTAGTGATTTGGCTCGAAATAATTTAGCATATATGATAAGAAGAAAAGAATCTTCTTTAATTAGTCCAACAGTTTTTGAATTACTTAATCCTATAGATGATAAAAATGCCTTTAAACATATGAATTTTATTTTGTATTATCTTGAAACGAAGAACTCAGGATATGATCAGTGTAAGATATCTTATCAGCATCTTAAGGAGGAGGATCTTGATCTTCAACCGGTAATTGATTGGTGGAAAGACGAAATAACTGTTGGAAACGAGGAAAGCAAAATAGCTCTAATTATTTTAAATAGTATCATTAATACTGAAAAGGAAATTGAGTTAGGGAATATTGACAGTGAAAAATATGATATAGTGCTTTTGCAGCAATTGTTAGAATTAAGGTAA
- a CDS encoding helix-turn-helix transcriptional regulator, producing MTIGKVVADRIRELCTQKGITLNKLGTISGVTQSTLNNIISGISENPTISTIKKICDGLNINIVEFFDTPAFRNLEQEIK from the coding sequence ATGACTATAGGAAAAGTGGTAGCCGATAGAATAAGGGAATTATGCACTCAAAAAGGAATTACGCTCAACAAATTAGGAACCATCTCCGGCGTTACTCAGTCAACACTGAATAACATTATTAGCGGTATAAGCGAGAATCCAACCATATCAACTATTAAGAAAATCTGTGATGGCTTGAATATTAATATCGTGGAGTTTTTTGACACTCCTGCATTTCGTAATTTGGAGCAAGAAATAAAGTAG